A single window of Candidatus Neomarinimicrobiota bacterium DNA harbors:
- a CDS encoding cohesin domain-containing protein: MMAGSRITRQITIILTFFLSVWLRCPSTPSEPEFDNPLIPGDPTYEPPQTTITSGPVEGAVVDTHTVSFTWRGNQTIMTFSYRLNESGWSAWSADTMVTYTYQDEGDYLFEVKGRYLSWIEEDTAAFRNYTVDDIHGPALWLQPRYQEVDLGGTFTVEVMLEEMENVFAVKAVLEFDTAKLQVENIEVYDDARSLLKANGGTVIPFSKYDNTIGTATIDVATATGDPPGVSGTGAIALIAFTAVQSGQTEITFDTASAIRDPDNQDISLYETVAALVEVR; the protein is encoded by the coding sequence ATGATGGCTGGCTCTCGAATAACACGTCAGATAACCATAATTCTGACCTTCTTCCTCAGTGTCTGGCTTAGGTGTCCGAGTACGCCTAGTGAGCCCGAGTTCGATAATCCCCTCATCCCTGGCGATCCCACCTACGAACCGCCGCAGACGACGATCACATCCGGTCCTGTTGAAGGAGCGGTGGTGGACACTCACACGGTCTCCTTCACCTGGAGGGGCAATCAGACGATCATGACCTTCTCCTACCGCCTGAATGAAAGCGGGTGGTCGGCCTGGTCCGCGGATACGATGGTGACCTATACTTATCAGGATGAAGGTGATTACCTGTTTGAGGTGAAAGGGCGGTATCTCTCGTGGATTGAGGAGGACACCGCCGCTTTTCGTAATTACACCGTTGACGACATTCACGGTCCCGCTTTATGGCTGCAGCCCCGGTATCAGGAAGTAGACCTGGGTGGCACATTCACAGTTGAAGTGATGCTGGAGGAAATGGAGAACGTGTTTGCCGTCAAGGCCGTACTGGAGTTTGATACCGCCAAGCTTCAGGTTGAGAACATCGAGGTCTACGACGATGCCCGCTCCTTGCTCAAGGCCAACGGCGGCACGGTGATCCCCTTCAGCAAGTATGACAACACTATAGGAACGGCTACCATCGATGTGGCAACGGCGACTGGCGACCCACCGGGTGTGAGCGGGACGGGGGCTATCGCGCTGATCGCGTTCACCGCGGTACAGTCGGGGCAAACGGAGATCACGTTTGATACAGCGTCGGCAATCCGGGACCCGGATAACCAGGACATTTCTCTTTACGAAACGGTCGCCGCTTTGGTGGAGGTGCGGTGA
- a CDS encoding FG-GAP-like repeat-containing protein, which translates to MKKTKDISVNPRVSAAALLVVLLPMLAFAQAPNIVSTYPAQNALNVPLDTTISVNFGVDMNSTTINASTFVVHGSYTGKLGGSYSTVGNTATFTPDSTFQVGEQVSVTLTTGLENTAGDTLVTPFSWGFTAMFTGGSGIFTEAVNYGVGDEPRSVTAADLDGDGDLDLAVANSDLDNVSVLLGTGDGIFTGAVNYGVGYGPFSVTAADLDGDGDPDLAVANEGSNDVSVLLGAGDGSFAGAVNYSVGDDPWSVTAADLDGDGHPDLAVANRYSNNVSVLLGMGDGSFAGAVNYGAGDGPWSVTAADLDGDGHQDLAVANYISDNVSVLLGAGDGSFAGAVNYGAGDC; encoded by the coding sequence ATGAAGAAGACAAAAGATATCAGCGTAAATCCGCGTGTATCCGCGGCAGCATTACTCGTGGTCCTGCTGCCCATGCTGGCATTCGCCCAGGCGCCCAATATCGTTTCCACCTACCCCGCCCAGAACGCCCTGAATGTGCCGCTGGATACAACCATCTCGGTCAACTTCGGGGTGGATATGAACTCCACTACCATTAATGCAAGCACTTTCGTTGTGCATGGGAGCTATACTGGTAAGCTAGGCGGTAGCTATAGTACTGTTGGGAATACCGCTACGTTTACGCCCGACAGTACCTTCCAGGTAGGCGAGCAGGTTAGCGTGACGTTGACGACGGGCTTGGAGAATACGGCGGGTGATACGCTGGTGACTCCATTTTCGTGGGGCTTTACAGCCATGTTCACAGGCGGCAGTGGCATCTTCACCGAGGCCGTGAATTACGGCGTGGGTGATGAGCCCCGGTCGGTGACCGCGGCCGACCTGGACGGTGACGGCGACCTGGACCTGGCCGTAGCCAATTCCGATCTCGATAACGTCTCAGTGCTGCTGGGGACCGGGGACGGCATCTTCACCGGGGCCGTGAACTACGGCGTGGGCTATGGTCCCTTTTCGGTGACCGCGGCCGACCTGGACGGTGACGGCGACCCGGACCTGGCCGTGGCCAATGAAGGTTCAAATGATGTCTCGGTGCTGCTGGGGGCGGGGGACGGCAGCTTCGCCGGGGCCGTGAATTACAGCGTGGGTGATGATCCCTGGTCGGTGACCGCGGCCGATCTGGACGGAGACGGCCACCCGGACCTAGCCGTGGCCAATCGCTATTCCAATAACGTCTCGGTGCTGTTGGGGATGGGGGACGGCAGCTTCGCCGGGGCCGTGAACTACGGCGCGGGCGATGGTCCTTGGTCGGTAACCGCGGCCGACCTGGACGGTGACGGCCACCAGGACCTGGCCGTGGCCAATTACATCTCCGATAACGTCTCGGTGCTGCTGGGGGCGGGGGACGGCAGCTTCGCCGGGGCCGTGAACTACGGCGCGGGTGATTGT